The following are encoded together in the Labrus mixtus chromosome 2, fLabMix1.1, whole genome shotgun sequence genome:
- the LOC132994406 gene encoding beta-2-glycoprotein 1-like, producing the protein MKMAPGFALLLLCQLALYTSVTSKKVCGRPPVTDGIDELTLKRVYEIGDEVTLTCEQGYLPSTTTPRRLTCSPTGEWTQSDLVCAPKMCPIPRPLQPLAMGMTEAPFKTMLNFTCDDGYVMIGANKSSCLHDGTWSNQPPLCKAVNCPLPQPPRDGRVVHDKPLTGTTTMYGRGWTYECNPPKAPSYERGSCMSDGSVTEPPVCREVSCSSPRGIPNGFMTFAVIRPHGYKEKVKYACNEHYVLDGEAETLCQNTGNWSAKPVCRAPCTVNIKRGRIFYNARKLWIADLKPNRVLHGEHVAFYCLNKADRCGYPVASTCNDGTLSIPECFEEPGRMDYTLKAKSLPSEIQMCTTSPPASPTSPGTPV; encoded by the exons ATGAAGATGGCTCCAGGTTTTGCATTGCTGCTTCTGTGCCAGCTCGCTTTGTACACGTCTGTGACATCCAAGAAAG TATGTGGCCGCCCTCCTGTCACCGACGGGATCGACGAGTTGACCCTGAAACGTGTGTACGAGATCGGTGATGAGGTGACCCTCACATGTGAGCAGGGGTATCTTCCATCGACGACGACCCCTCGAAGGCTGACCTGCTCCCCCACGGGAGAGTGGACTCAATCAGACCTGGTGTGCGCCC CTAAGATGTGCCCGATCCCTCGTCCTCTGCAGCCGTTAGCCATGGGGATGACCGAAGCTCCATTTAAGACCATGCTCAACTTCACTTGTGATGACGG GTACGTCATGATAGGAGCCAATAAGAGCAGCTGTTTACATGACGGCACCTGGAGCAACCAGCCGCCTCTCTGCAAAG CTGTGAATTGTCCGCTGCCCCAGCCACCCAGAGATGGAAGAGTTGTCCATGATAAGCCCCTTACCGGGACCACCACCATGTACGGGCGGGGCTGGACCTACGAGTGTAACCCACCGAAGGCACCAAGTTATGAGAGGGGGTCCTGCATGTCTGATGGGAGTGTGACTGAGCCACCAGTGTGCCGAG AGGTGAGCTGCTCCAGTCCCAGAGGCATTCCTAATGGTTTCATGACCTTTGCCGTGATCAGACCTCATGGCTACAAGGAGAAGGTTAAATACGCCTGCAATGAGCACTATGTTCTGGACGGTGAGGCTGAGACCTTGTGCCAAAACACAGGAAACTGGTCTGCTAAGCCAGTTTGCAGGG CACCCTGCACGGTTAACATCAAAAGAGGTCGTATCTTCTACAATGCCAGGAAGCTGTGGATCGCAGACCTGAAACCAAACCGAGTCCTCCACGGAGAACACGTGGCCTTCTACTGTCTGAACAAAGCCGACAGGTGTGGCTACCCTGTGGCCAGCACCTGTAACGACGGGACCCTCTCCATCCCAGAATGCTTTGAGG aaCCCGGCAGGATGGACTACACATTGAAGGCCAAAAGTCTTCCATCAGAAATCCAAATGTGTACCACTTCACCCCCTGCAAGTCCCACAAGCCCTGGAACACCTGTGTGA
- the LOC132985647 gene encoding beta-2-glycoprotein 1-like, translating into MESMQCLILLCLHFTFITVTSAQDNVCFRPKLADNIDMEGLQRYFSPGSELALFCKQGFTPILGPRRIVCGTSGDWTKTKFKCIPKRCPYPDELSDGEMYYEDTVYQSTINYTCNEGYTLTGASSAECLANGTWSTPVPQCISVICGLPPIPLNGMIIYNKRIQGNSIEYGVTGTYRCRPPFVVFGEARAECTASGNWTETPECRVVTCPQPENIDRGYMSVNEERDYDYMEKVKFGCHSNYVLEGSHEIVCQQNGNWSEKPSCKGPCSLGIQRTRILYRGQKMWTKDLNPKRVMHREIISVFCMDKTRNCGYAVSTQCIDGKLKIPDCFEEPSGVDYNIYSSSLPSEVQQC; encoded by the exons ATGGAGAGCATGCAGTGTTTGATTCTTCTTTGCCTTCATTTTACTTTCATTACAGTAACATCTGCACAAGACAATG tttGTTTCAGGCCCAAGCTGGCCGACAACATTGACATGGAAGGGCTGCAGAGGTACTTTAGCCCCGGTTCGGAGTTAGCGCTGTTCTGTAAACAGGGATTCACCCCCATCTTAGGACCTCGGAGGATTGTCTGTGGCACAAGTGGAGATTGGACAAAAACCAAATTCAAGTGCATAC cAAAACGATGTCCGTACCCTGATGAGTTGTCTGATGGAGAGATGTACTACGAGGATACTGTGTACCAGAGCACTATCAACTATACTTGTAATGAAGG GTACACTTTAACTGGAGCTAGCTCTGCTGAGTGCCTCGCCAATGGGACATGGAGCACACCAGTACCACAATGCATAT CTGTTATCTGCGGTCTGCCTCCGATCCCACTGAACGGGATGATCATTTATAATAAGAGGATCCAAGGGAACTCCATTGAATACGGTGTGACAGGGACGTACAGGTGTCGACCTCCGTTCGTAGTTTTTGGTGAGGCAAGAGCCGAGTGCACCGCGAGTGGCAACTGGACCGAGACACCTGAATGCAGAG TGGTGACCTGCCCGCAACCAGAGAACATAGACAGAGGATACATGTCAGTCAACGAGGAGAGGGACTATGACTACATGGAAAAGGTCAAATTTGGTTGCCACAGTAACTACGTTCTCGAGGGAAGCCATGAGATTGTTTGTCAGCAGAACGGCAATTGGTCTGAAAAGCCATCATGCAAAG GGCCCTGCAGTTTGGGCATACAGAGAACAAGGATACTTTACAGAGGACAGAAAATGTGGACCAAAGACCTGAATCCCAAGAGAGTCATGCACAGAGAAATTATCTCGGTCTTCTGCATGGACAAGACCAGGAATTGCGGTTACGCAGTGTCCACTCAGTGTATCGATGGAAAACTTAAAATCCCAGACTGCTTTGAAG AGCCCAGCGGTGTCGATTACAACATCTACTCAAGTTCACTTCCATCAGAAGTCCAGCAGTGCTGA
- the nol11 gene encoding nucleolar protein 11-like, translating into MAALYEGYTLCGLVPAQNQSNSGIQEVEEERDCDHVLVTDSTRSVTLYKVSDQKPLSSWTVKQGQTLTCPAVYNSQTKEYVAVSDNKVIRIWKEEDILLEKTFKATVSSDIRRVHSVPGGEPVVLFQRGAVRLLDSLLSAPQQPIEEVLSQEEAIRWSTLVVVESQQFVIFTTEQKGENFLYLQRLNPNTLQRYRLEREEPGLSPLSFSASYTDKHIRLLYLYPNGHVYQSVVSVRGLGAEEGAQALPLPRSLLLVLPVGDGLLEAASALVLDEAHVAVVGVPHPSAGAGKDFLCIWNTNFQTLQAGKEMAGKIYGQLWSFSNKLFIPHGKALSVIPYECPKSCLASALGKLRQAKSDESKAPASVPSWNNLLHGEKAPPSRAVETRKTRTTRKSQSAPSSTFDQVLELIKTAPAEEIQKEVDGLISRSDMQDLQPSVGQLASALVSRSLDDAAFYAPSTLAQLVHTRSLCHSVCPDLVLLALERKDYFLCQLCLQFFPDIPEAVTCACLKTFISMSDVDAEKVSLEPDSVSFMETLMAGERGPVGLQNGFSPTSCDEERSDTLSGGGAVTNTRAEDKEKISTPPEQICPVGLHKTVLLNEVLLTAYSDTYLLPHLKDLSSQQVVLFLQYLQYLYLKYSQDGFPQMNGLRSPSLSQVMDWVCLLLDAHFTVLVMTPEAKGLLLNLHRFVKSQVRLVSELGKIEGSLQELNKMKGTKTDVGQYSIEVIELF; encoded by the exons ATGGCCGCGCTGTATGAGGGATACACGTTGTGCGGACTCGTTCCAGCTCAAAATCAGTCAAATTCAGGCATTCAGGAGgtcgaggaggagagagactgcGACCATGTCTTGGTCACCGACTCAACCCGATCCGTCACGTTGTATAAG GTTTCTGACCAAAAGCCGCTGAGCAGCTGGACAGTGAAACAGGGACAGACTCTGACGTGTCCGGCCGTCTACAACTCACAGACAAAGGAGTATGTGGCGGTCTCGGACAACAAG gtgATCAGAATTTGGAAGGAAGAAGACATACTCCTAGAAAAGACCTTCAAAGCAACC GTGTCATCGGATATCCGGAGGGTCCACAGTGTACCTGGAGGGGAGCCTGTGGTTTTGTTCCAAAGAGGAGCTGTGAGACTCCTGGACTCTCTCCTTTCTGCTCCCCAGCAGCCCATCGAGGAAGTCCTTTCTCAAGAAGAGGCGATTCG GTGGAGTACTCTCGTAGTGGTGGAGTCACAGCAGTTTGTCATCTTCACAACTGAACAG AAAGGAGAGAATTTTCTCTACCTGCAGAGGCTGAATCCAAACACCCTGCAGAGGTACcgactggagagagaggagcctgGCCTGTCCCCGCTCAGCTTCTCTGCATCCTACACCGACAAACACATACGCCTGCTTTATCTCT ACCCTAACGGTCACGTGTACCAGAGTGTGGTCTCTGTGAGGGGTCTGGGTGCTGAAGAGGGGGCCCAGGCTCTCCCCCTGCCCCGCAGCCTGCTGCTCGTACTGCCTGTCGGTGACGGTCTGCTGGAGGCAGCGTCGGCCCTGGTCCTGGATGAAGCCCATGTAGCCGTCGTAGGGGTTCCACACCCCTCAGCCGGAGCTGGAAAAG actTTCTCTGCATCTGGAACACAAATTTCCAGACGCTTCAGGCAGGAAAAGAGATGGCGGGTAAAATCTATGGACAG CTGTGGAGTTTTTCCAACAAGTTGTTCATTCCACACGGCAAAGCGCTCTCTGTTATTCCGTACGAGTGTCCCAAATCATGCCTGGCCTCTGCGCTGGGAAAACTACGGCAGGCCAAGAGTGACG AGTCCAAAGCTCCAGCTTCTGTACCGTCTTGGAATAACCTTCTGCACGGGGAGAAAGCTCCGCCCTCCAGAGCGGTGGAGACGAGGAAAACT AGAACAACCCGCAAGTCCCAGTCAGCGCCTAGTTCAACATTTGACCAAGTTCTGGAGCTCATCAAG ACTGCACCAGCAGAAGAGATCCAGAAGGAGGTGGACGGGCTCATTTCCAGGTCAGACATGCAGGATCTGCAGCCCTCCGTCGGGCAGCTAGCATCGGCCCTCGTGTCCCGAAGCCTGGATGATGCCGCTTTCTACGCGCCCAGTACCCTTGCACAGCTAGTGCACACTCGCTCCCTGTGCCACAG tgtgtgtcctgACCTCGTGCTCCTGGCCCTGGAGAGGAAGGACTACTTTCTGTGTCAGCTCTGCCTGCAGTTCTTCCCCGACATCCCGGAAGCTGTCACCTGTGCCTGTCTTAAGACTTTCATCAG TATGTCAGACGTCGATGCAGAGAAGGTGAGCCTCGAGCCTGACAGCGTCTCCTTCATGGAAACCCTGATGGCCGGAGAGCGTGGCCCCGTCGGGTTACAGAATGGCTTCAGCCCCACCTCCTGTGACGAGGAGCGCTCGGACACCCTGAGCGGAGGAGGCGCCGTCACCAACACCAGAGCAGAGGACAAGGAGAAGATCTCCACTCCACCAGAACAGATCTGTCCTGTGGGATTACACAAGACCGTCCTACT AAATGAAGTCCTGCTGACGGCATACAGCGACACTTACCTTCTCCCACACCTTAAAGATCTCTCCTCCCAGCAAGTTGTC CTTTTCCTCCAGTACCTGCAGTACCTTTACCTGAAATATTCCCAGGATGGGTTCCCACAGATGAATGGATTGAGATCACCAAGTCTGTCTCAG GTCATGGACTGGGTGTGCCTGCTGTTGGACGCACATTTCACCGTGCTCGTGATGACTCCAGAGGCCAAAGGGTTACTGCTGAACCTCCACCGGTTCGTCAAGTCTCAG GTGAGACTGGTGTCGGAGCTGGGGAAGATCGAGGGCAGCCTGCAGGAGCTCAATAAGATGAAGGGGACGAAGACGGACGTTGGACAATACTCAATAGAAGTCATTGAgctgttttaa